A genomic window from Punica granatum isolate Tunisia-2019 chromosome 2, ASM765513v2, whole genome shotgun sequence includes:
- the LOC116196509 gene encoding late embryogenesis abundant protein B19.1A, producing MASKQEREELDRRARQGETVVPGGTGGKSLEAQEHLAEGRSRGGQTRREQLGPEGYQEMGRKGGLSTGDESGGERAAREGIDFDESKYRNKT from the exons ATGGCGTCGAAGCAGGAGAGGGAGGAGCTCGACCGCAGGGCCAGGCAGGGGGAGACAGTCGTGCCCGGTGGCACCGGCGGCAAGAGCCTCGAGGCTCAGGAGCACCTTGCTGAAG GGAGGAGCCGTGGGGGGCAGACAAGGAGGGAGCAGCTGGGACCCGAGGGATACCAGGAGATGGGCCGCAAGGGAGGGCTGAGCACCGGCGATGAGTCCGGAGGGGAGCGGGCTGCCCGGGAGGGCATTGATTTCGACGAGTCCAAGTACAGGAACAAGACTTAA
- the LOC116196506 gene encoding probable protein phosphatase 2C 2, translated as MASAAIAPSNSPVFSPSIFCKTPPFSGLSVPSLPPQSPVPLILQPRCGAPGKDRGNSAMERKRPPRIAVPAGFFAGVTDMEPQRAKEEEEEEVADEGDGYGVYSKRGRKRGRLEDRYSAVLGLQGESDQAFFGVFDGHGGAKAAEFAAKNMGKNIMGQMRKRSKSSMEEAVIEGYLETDAKFLDENVDGGSCCVTALIREGNLIVSNAGDCRVVLSRDGTAEALTSDHKASAESERERIEESGGYVDYCHGVWRIQGSLAVSRGIGDKHLKQWVIAEPETKVLRIAPDHEFLILASDGLWDKVTNQEAVDIVRPSLTGLDKPNPFLAAKKLAQLSIRRGSTDDVTVLIIKLDRFISQVDVQFCSEPATRPFCRTCSYSNLG; from the exons ATGGCATCCGCCGCGATCGCTCCGTCGAACTCGCCCGTGTTCTCGCCATCTATATTCTGCAAGACGCCGCCCTTCTCAGGCCTGAGCGTGCCGTCTCTGCCCCCACAGTCTCCGGTGCCACTGATACTCCAGCCAAGATGCGGTGCCCCTGGCAAGGAcaggggaaactctgctatgGAAAGGAAGAGGCCCCCGAGGATAGCTGTCCCGGCTGGGTTCTTTGCAGGCGTGACAGACATGGAGCCGCAGAGAgcgaaggaggaggaggaggaggaggtcgCAGACGAAGGAGATGGCTATGGGGTTTATTCGAAGAGGGGGAGGAAGAGAGGCCGCTTGGAGGATCGGTACTCTGCTGTTCTTGGTCTCCAAGGAGAGAGTGATCAG GCTTTCTTCGGTGTGTTCGATGGTCACGGAGGAGCAAAAGCTGCTGAATTTGCTGCAAAGAATatgggcaagaacatcatggGACAGATGAGAAAAAGAAGCAAGTCAAGCATGGAAGAGGCAGTTATAGAGGGATACCTCGAAACGGATGCAAAGTTTTTGGACGAGAACGTTGATGGAGGTTCGTGCTGTGTCACCGCTTTGATACGAGAAGGCAATCTCATCGTGTCAAATGCCGGTGACTGTCGCGTAGTTTTAAGCAGAGACGGTACTGCAGAGGCACTCACCTCCGATCATAAGGCTTCAGCAGAAAGCGAAAGAGAGAGGATTGAGGAGTCG GGTGGGTACGTAGATTATTGTCACGGTGTTTGGAGGATACAGGGTTCTTTAGCTGTGTCGAGGGGCATCGGAGATAAGCATTTGAAGCAATGGGTAATAGCAGAACCGGAAACAAAAGTCTTACGAATAGCACCCGATCACGAGTTCTTGATATTAGCCTCCGATGGCCTGTGGGATAAG GTTACGAATCAGGAGGCTGTGGACATAGTTCGACCTTCATTGACTGGCTTAGATAAGCCAAACCCATTTTTGGCCGCAAAGAAGCTTGCCCAACTGTCCATCCGAAGAGGCTCTACCGATGACGTAACTGTCTTAATAATCAAGTTAGATCGATTCATCTCGCAGGTAGATGTTCAGTTTTGTTCCGAACCTGCAACCCGTCCTTTCTGCAGAACTTGTAGCTACAGCAATCTGGGATGA
- the LOC116196508 gene encoding uncharacterized protein LOC116196508: protein MATLIPFTSSIRCLPPTPAFAATSKPLAVLSSERKMRVPYELRKGQSRLFHELPSGLSMEVIVQEGAKPGERTGDPPLVFVHGSYHAAWCWAEHWLPFFSSRGFDCYALSLLGQGESDVPPGSVAGSLQTHAADVADFISRNLALPPVLLGHSFGGLIVQYYLANIKSGQYSEMQGSFPELAGAVLVCSVPPSGNSGLVWRYLFTKPIAAFKVTRSLAAKAFQTSVPLCKETFFSPMMEDQLVQRYQLLMKESSHMPLFDLRKLNASLPVPSIPKSTVQILVMGANNDFIVDAKGLEETGNFYRVSPICVEGVAHDLMLDCSWEKGAEAILSWLRMELV from the exons ATGGCGACTCTCATCCCCTTCACAAGCTCCATCCGCTGCCTCCCTCCTACTCCCGCTTTCGCAGCGACCAGCAAGCCCCTTGCCGTCCTCAGCAGCGAACGGAAAATGAGGGTCCCTTACGAGCTCAGGAAGGGGCAGAGCCGCCTCTTCCACGAGCTTCCTTCTGGCCTGTCCATGGAGGTCATCGTGCAGGAGGGAGCTAAACCAGGCGAAAGAACCGGAGACCCGCCCCTGGTTTTCGTTCATGGGAGCTACCATGCCGCCTGGTGCTGGGCCGAGCACTGGCTGCCTTTCTTCTCGAGCAGGGGTTTCGACTGCTACGCTCTGAGCTTGCTCGGTCAG GGTGAGAGTGATGTTCCTCCAGGTTCTGTTGCTGGTTCCCTTCAG ACACATGCCGCTGATGTTGCTGACTTTATCAGCAGAAACCTCGCCCTGCCCCCGGTCTTGCTCGGGCATTCATTCGGAGGGCTTATCGTACAATACTATCTTGCAAACATTAAGAGCGGACAGTATTCAG AAATGCAAGGCTCATTCCCGGAACTTGCTGGAGCTGTCCTTGTTTGCTCTGTACCTCCCTCTGGTAATAG TGGCTTAGTGTGGCGATATCTATTTACCAAACCTATTGCTGCTTTCAAG GTCACACGTAGCTTGGCTGCTAAAGCTTTTCAGACTTCTGTTCCTCTCTGCAAGGAAACGTTCTTTTCTCCGATGATGGAAGATCAGCTGGTGCAACG TTACCAGTTGCTGATGAAAGAGAGTTCACATATGCCCCTGTTTGACCTGAGGAAGCTAAATGCATCTCTTCCGGTTCCATCTATTCCAAAATCCACGGTTCAGATCCTTGTGATGGGCGCCAATAATGATTTTATAGTG GATGCAAAAGGACTCGAGGAGACAGGAAACTTCTACAGAGTCTCGCCAATCTGTGTTGAAGGGGTTGCCCACGACTTGATGCTGGATTGTTCATGGGAGAAAGGCGCTGAAGCTATCTTGTCATGGCTAAGGATGGAACTTGTATAG